The genomic region GCAGTCTTAATGTGTGTTATGTGACACTTGTGTTACGAACTACTGTTGAAAGCAATCCTCAAATGTTTATTTACACCTTGTGTGTAACTACTACTTTACGTGTCTACTATGGATTTCGCACGTAGTTGTACACATTGTTTGAGGAGCGTTCTTGATCAATCCAATTTGTGTGGTCTTACACATACTAGCAAATAACCAAAGGGGTAGTGCTCTAGCGGTACCCCAGTGATTTACTCTAGGGGAGAACGCCGGTTGGAGTCTCGTTCAGGACAAAATATCATGCACGAGCTAGATGTTTTATCACAGTGAACCTTCGGTCCGTTGGTTTCCTCTAGAAATGGTTACAAATCGGGTGATCAACGCTGTCTACGACTGCGGGCGCAAGTGGCATGAACGTTAAAAAAAAGTAGTAGCAAATAACCTCTAGACGACTAAATTGGAAAGACcgatttaataattatataaataaatgtgTTGATAAAACTTTGAGAATGCAACTAAAACCCTTTAGAAGTTTTTTAAAAGTGATTTCATCCTCGCTATCATAGTGTGCGGTAGGACCTCCACATAAGgcccgtgatttcgaggggcacgcgatttttaaaaaaaagtccgatatatatatgttattttttaaaatagtaaacacataccaattCCAATATAGGCTCATTTACAAATATTTTTTACGGTTTAGAAATTAACCCACTTGGCATTAGTTTATTGAGCCAATActaatttgaattttttttaaaataataaaacattacaaaAGGGCATATTTTTTTCAAACTCAAACAGAgtacgtgaattctcagagacgcctaTGTTATTGTCATAGTTAACCCTCTAAAAAGAGGTAAAAAAATGTTTGCACGTGAACCTTCGCTGTGTTACTAAATTCATCCAATCCAGCAACCATCTTATCACCTCTCCACACATTATTGTGTCATGTGTCATGCTACAAGAAAACAAGGTTGACTCATTATAATAGATTCTCACATCACCTTTTGTTTTGAGAGGTCCCGTCCCAATAAAACAGATCAAAATGGCACATTCTGTATTCTGGAGGCCATTTGGTATACAATGTTACACCTTCCGACCTCTTAATCCAGATATTCATGCTTAAAAAGGATCAATATTGTCACAGTTTGGATTCTAGAGGCCGTTTGGTATACATCGTTACACCTCTAGAATCCATATATGCATTATAAAAAGCGAAGCGTATCAAAAGGTCTCCCATGCCAGCCAGCTTTTGGATTTTAAATTCATCCGGGATACAGATCTTTCAAGGTTTTCCAAAAGTACCATCTAGATACAGTAGGCATATAACATCACAAATAAGAAAACACTACTACATAGTTACCTAACATAAATAGAATTTCCATACAAAAGTTGAAGTACTTAATAATAATACTGCATTAACTCCTCCTAATGCATCCATACCATAGTCTCTAACCAAACAACTTCTTCATTCCATTTTTCCTACAAGCTACAAATTCTTCTGCTTCTGCAAATAACATATAGTTAGTTATTAGACCCAATGCTTTCATCTTTTAATCAACACTTTTTGCTTCATTTCAGATGCAAAGGCCCAAAACATTTAATAAGCATATCATATTAGGAGCAATAAAAGAAACCAGAACCAAACACCATGCTTTAGGTTGATACCTTTAGTTTTTTCGGTTTAGGTGACAGACACAGACTGACGGGTTTTAAAATTGGAAAGTTTACCAATAAGAAAAACAGAAACATTCACACTCTTTTTATATGTATTTATGATCTAGGGTTATAAAATTAGCTGATCCACATCACAAGATTACTCAATTAACATCTAAATATTAACAAATTCATCAATAAAGCTCTGAATTTTCCCTTGTATGTTTGTAAATTCTTTTACACACAACTGATGTAAGCATGTCCAAAGCTCACTCCAAGTTCGAAACTCAACACCTAAGCAGTTAATGCCGTAATAAACTGGTTATCGGTCatggaccgatatttgagatataggttatcgcggtgggatatcggtaatttaaTATCatgtagaatatatatatatatatataggattaggttcaagagtgaacactagcgTATTGCGAACTGAGCGAACTagtcctggccatacacgtgtgtaaatcagtggccaggatttgatgacgaaatcctagccatacacgtgtgtaaatcaatggccaggatttgttcactcagttcgcaaatacactagtgttcactctagaaccccaccctatatactctcctaccattaacaaatttaaaccttttgcaacttgcaaaacactaacaatagCAAGTTAGAAgtgattaagacttaaaacactaacatttaacaattaagacttaaaacaataatagcaacaataagaagaaagacgaatcgTAGAAcaaagaagaaaggtactgatatcaggaatattggtgatatatcggtcaacaTCGCCGATAATATCCgtaccgatattctgaccaaTATCTTACATGGGGACTGATAACcgatatatcggtgatatatcaccgatattaactgcatggCTCAACACCCCACCTAACATACTTGAACTAATTAAACATTGGACAACTAAAAGATCTCTGAACCTCTATGATTCGGATATTGGAGCATTGGCCAACTTAAAGATCTCCGGCACATTGTCAATAGCGATcgtagcgatcgctatagcgcgctacgtagcgtataggtccaGTGTCGCTATTTGGGTTGTAGCGATGGATAGCGAGAATAGTgacactttatttattattttattttttaaatataaatatcaattaaatatagctataaaatagctggattttaggcttttgttaaatatacatgtaaaatagcatatataccagggtattttgatataatatacatataaaatttttaaaaattctttttctagtgtatcgctatttataaaataggcgcttgctatttatcgctattcgctatgtagcatataggtaccttatcgctatttgtcgctattcgccattaacaactatgatcTCCGGACCTCTATGATCCGGATCCTCAACCACTGGACCACCTAAAGATGATCAAACCTCGGCAATACGGACTATGAACTATTGGGTATTAGTAAGATCCATATAACCTGCAAGTAATATGTTCATAAATGCTATTTGACAGGTAACGCATACAACAGTCGGCACCATGCTCATATGTACAACCTCTTAAAACCTGCACATGCCCAAACAACTACCTCTCAACTAGTAAGCTCCCGATGTGTATTCCTCTTAACAAGCTTTTAGCCCATTTTCTAATTATCTTTAGTAAACAACTAAAGCACCCACACATATGCTTTTACCACCGAATATTCATTTTTCTCTTCAGCTTTGTTCATTAGATCTTTTTTAGCAGCAAGTTCTCTATAGTTATGAGTGATTCTTTACCCTTAGTTACTCATCCCAAGCCACACATTCCTTTTTTGGTTTGCTTAATGTTCTCTAACTAATTATGATTAATGGAAAAGCTTTAATGACTGCCTTTAAATTTCAGACCGAGCACTAAAACTTCAACGCTAATTTATACTacctagggttgtaaacgaaccaaacaaacacgaacaaggccttgttcgtgttcgttcattatgGAAATGATTGTGTTCATGAACTATTCACTAACGCTTACCAGACGCAAACGAACTCAAAAAACACACAAACAATGTTTATGAACACAAATGAATACACACGAATAAATATTCATTTAAGAATAAAATCTCATTTTTCATCACAAAGATTACGAAAAAAAAAATCcatcaaaaaaatatagcacTTAACATAATTATGAATTATCCCAACAAGGTTGACATAATTTTCAGAAACATGGTTAACACAAAATTAAGAAGCTAGTCAAGCTTTAACACAAAATGAAATTGAAATGGTCAAATGAGTGATGTCGGGCGAGGCATATAGTATAACTAGGGTTTCAAAtatttaaaaactaaaaacaataaaacaaggataaaacatataaaaatctTCAAATGAACATAAACAAGCAATCACAAATGAACACATTACTGAACGTTCACAAATATAAACGAACTAACGcaacctttgttcatgttcgttcatttaacttcatgaacagaatttcttgttcgtgttcgtttatttattaaacgaacgaacataaatgaacttcctaccgaacggttcacgaactgttcaatTCATCGAacgctcggttcgtttacaaccctaataCTACCGAGTACTGACTAACACGACAATACTAATAACTATTCAACATAACTTAACTGCTAGCAATTATCAAAAGTGGTTCTAGATTACCTTATGGATTCAAACATATTATGCATCTAGAAACacaaataacaaaacaaaacacaaaataGATGACTTACAGGATGTGCCATTTGACATGAACCATCCTTGCAAACATTACGTAAACCGCTAGTAGAAAACGCCTTTGCATTTCAATGATCCACACAAACACTTTTTCTTCCGTGGGCCCGCTTTGCCAGCCAGTAGCATTCCATAGTCAAACGTTAACTCCTGCATAGGAGGAATATGCTTGATTGCAAAAAACCCAACATGAAAATACGACTCATCTTGATTTTCACGAATAATCGGCTGCCAATACACATTCGGTGAGCAACTATGGTTCATAAACCTGGCCACATTTCCCTCATTCCTGGCACTAATAATTAAAGGAAACGGAAATTTAACCGGTTCATCACTAGGTTCAGGTTCCAACGGCTCAAACGCGCGAGTAGCATCGAAAATATAATTATCCTCAGAATCAATACCCTTTTCGGATATGACAGCCCCTGCATATTCACATATAAACGAACCCGAACGAATCGGGTCCCATGATCTAAGTCCCCAACCTTTATCCTTTGTTTTAAACACCTCTAGACGCATTTTCAACCCCGCTTGTGAAATTCGGTTCCTGCAATTAACAGGACATATACACATATTACCACACTCGTGAATCAATGTGTTATGACTCTGAAGAACACCAAGTGAGGTATATGGAATTTGGCCTTCGTTTTTTTGAACACAAGGACATCCAGTGTTTGATTGGCATCCACCCGTACAGCAATCGCAGTTTAACACAGATGGTTTCATTGACGGAAACGGCTTTGTGTACTTAAGAGTCGGTGTGTAGCTAAAATAAGGTGGGCCCTTTTCACCGTCCACATCGTTTACAAGACAAACGGGTAAACTTTCGGCTCCAGAGGTAAGATCGGGTAGAATAATACCGGGACGCGTAGTAACACCGTCTTTCCATTGCTGGATTGATTTCCACAGAGTAAACGCTTCAGGTTGTCCAGCAACTCGCACAAATTTGTACTTGAAAATGTTGCAACCGGATTTCCCTTTTTCGATCCACGACTCGTGTATTTTGTATAATCCATCGTATACATACACTTTACCGGTCGGACTTGCGAAATCTTTAAGACCGCGAATAACTCTTACCTCGTTAGACTTGTGTAAGCTTTTTTCAAGAGCGAGATTACCCCTTACTAGTTGTTGATCCATTGATTGTTTATCTTTCCTTTGAACACCACCTTGACCACTGTAGATTAGCACCTCACCATCATCGCCTTCGTCTTCGTATCCACCGGAAGAAACGATACTGACCGCCAATGAATCGTCTTCACCAGAAACCTTAACTCCCATATAATCGATTCCAGCCATACTCGGAGCATGCACTCCGGCCAAACATAACTCCATACGGAAAAAGAAAATATCACCGATCTCGACACCTGGCACCGATCCGATCCTTTTCTTGGTATTCGCGCGGACGGCTTTACTCATACAGATAGTACCTGCACGTAAGTCGGGGCGTTTGGCTACACCTGGAACGGCGTTTCTCTCTTCAAGTTGTGTGATTTTTCTCCTGAGTAAGTTGAAAACAATGAGTACACGGTCAACCAGTTCTTTGTCACTGTTAGCTTGACGGAAAGTATCTATTTCCACAAGATTGAATGATTTCAACATGTTCTCAGCTACTGACTCGATCGCAACGTCGACACTGGAAACGGGAATTCCGCTTTTGCTCCTGACTTTCCTACGGGTGACCCGTGATTTGTCGTTGACTTCACTTCCGGTTTCCATGTTTCTTTCGAAACCGTCGTCATAACCGTCACTTACACTGTTTCCGTCCTCGTCTACAACTGTATGGTTCCTGGACCCCCGTCTCGACGTCCCTATGTCACCGTTTCCCGAAACAGGTGTTTTAAACGAATTCAAAGGAACCGGTGACGGGATCGGGAAAGCCCTTTGCTGAGCTGGCCTTTGGGGATCATTTGCGGCGAAGAACGGGAAGAACGGTGTGGCGCCAGGTGGAAACGGACCCATCGGAGGAATAGATGCATACTGATGAGACGGCGGTGCAGACGGATCAGGTTGAGACGGGAAGATTGGGGCAAGGCATCTTAATGGCTTGACAGTCAAAACCGCAGACTTGTTTATATTACCAGACGACATGGGATCAGAACCAAAAGCGCGTTCCATGAAAATCACACAAGCGCTTTCTAAGTATTTAACAACTTAAAGCTTTACCAGAGAGAACCACAATTATCATCACCTGAAAAAATGTAAATGCATTACAAATTTATTCAATTAGAGCTTCAAAACACAGATTTTAATAACAGAAAAACCAAATACGAGAAACTACAAACTTGAACCACAACTTGCAGTTGATAATTACTAGCTTTAACACAAACTTATAAAAAATCAAAAGGCGGTTACGAAATACATAATCGATAACAAATAATACAAGATTTGAGATACGAAACGTCGAAAACAATGTACCAGAAAGAACCAGCTTATCATCGCCTGAAAAAGTACATGCCTTATAAATTTAGTCAATTAGGGCTCCAAAACGCACCGATTTTTATAACCTAAAAACAGATACAATAAACTGCAAACTTGAACCACAGTTTGCAGTTGCAAAATTACTAGATTCAACACAGAAATCAAAATGAGCATACGAAATACGAAATCGAAAACAAACAATAACATATTGAGGGACGAAACGTAGATAAAAAGAATGGACTGAACACATACACAAAGCTTTTTAAATCTTCAACAACTTAAAACTTTACAAAAAAGAAGCACAATAATCATCACCTGAAAAAGTCCATGCATTACAAATTTACTCAAATTAGGGCTTAAAAACTCACCGATTTTAACCAGATGCAATAAACTGCATACTTGAACCACAACTTGCAGTTGATAATCACTAGATTCAAcacaaattaattaaaaaaaaaaaaaaaaacccctagATACACAGAAATACACAAAGTCAAAACGCGCATACAAAATACATAATCAATAACAAACAATACACGATTTAACAAACAAAGCATCAAAAACAAAGAAGGAAGATCAGATAAAAACTAGGGTTTATAAACGATACGGAAATGAAATCATTTTGTACGATTTGAAAGCATAAATTGAGCATAAACGCAAGCAAGATCTGTATAATTTGATAGGAATTACCTTGGGATTGATTGAGTTGAGAGAGTGGTGCACCAGAAAATGAAATTTGATTTGAGTTTCTGCGTTTTTCACGTGCtgttttcaatttcaatttcaatttcaattttgACAGTGACAATATTATTCAATGAAAGCGCATTTGGGGTTGTAATACAGGAGGAGGAGGTGATGTCACACCTGGTTTTTATTtgcttatatttatttttatttttattgtatAGGTTGTGTGTAGTGGGGCGTTATGTGTGCCTATAAAGCTCCAATGGCGTCTAGCATACCACGACGAAGGGCTTTATGGGGCCAAAAAAGGGGACAGCGGCGTGATGGAGGGGATTTTCAAAAGTTTGACCAATCAAAAATTAGTTAagtgtttttataattaattaataaaattgaaaattaataacTAGGTAATGATGGGTATGGGCTTTATGACTAACTCTAGTgatataagagcattcacatccagctctctaaaaatatacatacatccactaaaaaacaactcttatatcaatatattttcactaaaaacaaatattttttctctctccttttcaattaaataatatttttatacctttatcattacatttttctctctcattcactcacaaccactttttatacccaatatatattaaaaaattatagtgggtgaacagtatCCCCCATATATACAGAttaacagtaacattttctctctcctcaactcacaaccactttttatactctttatattttaaaaacccacACACAAATTTTGATTCCCAgtatgtgaatgctctaacatcCCATAAAGCCTCTGTATGTCATgacacgacacgtgtcgcataacgcccataaatgggctttatgactacggatggacTTTGAGAATCAATGTGATTAGATATTGTGATTGTATATATTGTTTTGATTACAAGGACTCTCTCACCATATATGATGCAACATTATTACGTGGAAATTATTATATATTGATTAAATGATATATTTAATATTTGTTTTCTTGTTTCAAATGCATccaatgttttgttttgtattgtTATATTCATCTAGTGGAGTGGATGTAATATGATGTTTCAACATAAATGTATAGTAAATAAATGGTCCTTTTTTTCATGTATATTAGTTATGTATTAtatcaaaataaaaaagaaatagaTATTTAAAATAGTATAAAGTTTGATTGaacaaatattttatttaacatataactTCATTCTAAATTAAGTTAGGAAATGTCAAGAAACAGAagtatatgtttaaaatagttaaaGCAAGCAAATTATTTgagaaaaaaatgaattaaatgataaatgaaataTCATAGAAATTTAAAACCATAAATACTGATCTGGTCGTGGTACAAGTGTTGTTTGAATGGTATTAGTACTCATACTCAGTATAGTTTATGGTACCAAAAGGATATTTTAAATATAACTCCACATTTAATAAAATTATATAGCAGAATTtgacaaaaaaaatattaaacataaatGCGTATTAGATTTTTCTAAAAAGTTAATAAAGGTAAGTATtagtaaaaaatcaaattaaatgatGACTAAAATGTTGTTAAAAacttagagtaaaatgcacggatagtccctgtggtttggtgaaatttcacctttggtccctaacttttcaaaattacactcttagtccctgtggtttgacaagttgttactcggatagtccccaaagcggatggaGGCTAGTTTTCTgattaagtgggtgtgaaatgacaaggactatccgagtaacaacttgtcaaaccacagggactatccgagtaaccttcatccgctttGGGGACTCTCCGAGTAATAACttgtgaaaccacagggactaagagtgtaattttgaaaagttagggactaaaggtgaaatttcaccaaaccacagggactatccgtgcattttactcaaaaacTTATTAGCACACGTTTGTATAATTATGGAAGAATCGcatatgttcatgttatgtttgatCTCAAGATTTGAGAAATTACATGTTTGGTCTTACGGTTCACTCGCGGTTAACAGATTTGGTCTAGGATACTAATTGTTGTTAGAATGTATGTCAGATTTCTATAGTTGTTTGGTGATGCGCAAATGTGAAACGACAATAAAGAAACTTATAGTTGCAATGAGGTGTGTGATTGTGACTTAGAGTCCGGTCCTTGATGAATAGTGAAGATATTTTGATCAACTCATAATTCAATAGATTTTTTACTTAAGTTAGTGTCACAAGAAACAAATATGTATTTTATAAAAGCTATAGACCAAAATACATATGTATTTTATGGCTTAAGAGTCTAGTCGTTGATGAATAGTGaagatattttttttatcaattcaTAATCTAATAGATTTTTGACTTAAATTAGTGTCACAAGAAataaatatgtaatttgtaaaagcTATATACCAAAATCATAAATAATTCAAGTAATCGCATCACTTAACTATTTATGCCAatattttgttttctttgttGTCATGATTTATCTATTCATATTTACTAAGTTCATTAAAAATTAGGTGatgattttttttaatgttaGTGTTTTCTCATACTCTTTTACATAATTAATTCTAATTTTGTTGTCTTTGTTCAAGCTTGAATTTAAAACCTCTTCTCTAAGAGACATCTATCAAGTAAGTTAGCTCTACATTAACAACTAGATGACAATGAACTAAATAGTATATAtgaataaaagagtaaattacaaaaatcgtcctttatgtatgtatgttattgcAAATCATAtactttgtcttcaataattacattaATCATACTTAATGTTAACAAATCCTAACATGGTATATCCTTTACCCCAAACCATGTTAAAATTCTCAGTTAACCTTACTCACGTGGGACCCACGTGAGGGGCATTAAGGTCCTTTCACCTACCAACTGTTTCTCCCCCATTAAAACCCCCATTTAACCCTAATCGCCCTCATTTCAAAACAACCCACACCTGCAATTCCTAATACTTCGACAGAACCAACAATGGTGATATGCGAATGTGGGAAAGAAACCATAATTTTGACATCATGGACCGATCGTAACCCTGGTCGGCGTTTTTATGCATGTCCTGATCAGGTACTATTGGTAAATTAGGGTTCTTCACTTACTTGGTTATTGAGGTTTACTGTTATGTTTAAATTAGGATTCAGAATGTGGTTTCATCGGCTTGTTTGATAAAACAAGATGTCAAAGGTGTGTTAACATCATTCCTGGACTGCTTAGAGCAAAGAATTTTCTTGAAGCTGAAAGGAACAAGCTTGAAGACAAGGTCAAAGAAAGTCAACTACAAGCAAGCAAACTGAAGAGGTGGTTGATAATTAGCTGGATTTGTTTCATGATGTATATAGTCTGTGTTTAGAGGTTGTATCTAGTGTTGGTATGTCTTAAAAGGTCCTCTTGGTATGTTTAACATGTAGTGTCTGTGTTTATGCACTAATGTAATACGATGTGATGTTTATCAATGAATTTTGACTACAATCTAATGAAATATGATGTTTTAAAAGTGTTAATAGTATGTAACTGTGGTAAAATGTGTGGTGTTTACAGTATCAA from Helianthus annuus cultivar XRQ/B chromosome 10, HanXRQr2.0-SUNRISE, whole genome shotgun sequence harbors:
- the LOC110884923 gene encoding histone-lysine N-methyltransferase, H3 lysine-9 specific SUVH1, with product MERAFGSDPMSSGNINKSAVLTVKPLRCLAPIFPSQPDPSAPPSHQYASIPPMGPFPPGATPFFPFFAANDPQRPAQQRAFPIPSPVPLNSFKTPVSGNGDIGTSRRGSRNHTVVDEDGNSVSDGYDDGFERNMETGSEVNDKSRVTRRKVRSKSGIPVSSVDVAIESVAENMLKSFNLVEIDTFRQANSDKELVDRVLIVFNLLRRKITQLEERNAVPGVAKRPDLRAGTICMSKAVRANTKKRIGSVPGVEIGDIFFFRMELCLAGVHAPSMAGIDYMGVKVSGEDDSLAVSIVSSGGYEDEGDDGEVLIYSGQGGVQRKDKQSMDQQLVRGNLALEKSLHKSNEVRVIRGLKDFASPTGKVYVYDGLYKIHESWIEKGKSGCNIFKYKFVRVAGQPEAFTLWKSIQQWKDGVTTRPGIILPDLTSGAESLPVCLVNDVDGEKGPPYFSYTPTLKYTKPFPSMKPSVLNCDCCTGGCQSNTGCPCVQKNEGQIPYTSLGVLQSHNTLIHECGNMCICPVNCRNRISQAGLKMRLEVFKTKDKGWGLRSWDPIRSGSFICEYAGAVISEKGIDSEDNYIFDATRAFEPLEPEPSDEPVKFPFPLIISARNEGNVARFMNHSCSPNVYWQPIIRENQDESYFHVGFFAIKHIPPMQELTFDYGMLLAGKAGPRKKKCLCGSLKCKGVFY